Proteins encoded by one window of Phytohabitans houttuyneae:
- a CDS encoding tetratricopeptide repeat protein, producing the protein MARRPKLRFLPSYTLTFLLLGTVAAGGVLIDLAIEATGDTAAWPRALAPVRSHPFIAIAALGAILLFLPIINTLYARTGPEPATSDDLADMEERLHDRFDSAELARAGDDDRLLRRLPPYARYLLEQEWDHDEVWQLVSVFVDENTDPIRVAHEWAAQPPDALDQLSGNANLVVAEVLMAYKQAGAALIRFEAALSRGVSPRPYWLYRTAHAALHAQGQDSLTATGYLQAAQAIDPDYPLVVAALLHEEGRFEDARAALAGWKAATRCERDQAALVLSAALAGHDRVDAAITALEAVAHDTEAPALLLRLAEMLRHRSVVGNGDSRWKDAFRAVEVALRARNLRRAWRGDSAEAVVVAGEAAVLADDAQQVWSITRPPPEGTATEAEAADDRVLPLAAMGAALTGRVGQAREFAASLPEGLVKWRMEAEIAAGQSVGGDNSGTISAWRRVLDASTTDEDRLHALRALALEGVADFDVTEALRERHPEAVTEIETTQRVMAASGPEGEEMLRRLESETALASVRRAELLRAADDPLGAAEVLVDATDRWKNPRLLLMAIDSYMDAGAWERAEAAAQRAVAEGGIWPGRATVLRRLVTIQATLMNWDALAAACRALLELDPNDEDARWNLAQAEFSAGEIEKAWRTIQRAGDTQPTIPSRAVFLLELSRRFAKAEEVAQTALALLQAFPDDELVHAAAINAVTMRFDSADIPDPLGQTITVAWSAFIERYPESRLIRSYSIREGDSPLADIEPMLRRQGDTYREALGHVRDQLFPIGLLDRVVGKPYAAIFPFRPLGYHRAESAATRDRVVEMEHARDALAKGCIIDASALYTLALIPDIAPTLTAMLRRPSTTAASVGDLVSADDFFSIPSSGTIGFDPDRGQIFLTDPSPETQGRQQELVRTMLRTARTLRRITHPALVHVPRVTKDRDPVWLLNLDAAKDSGVALWADDLGLRQLAHTSGIRTFGTISLIRVARERGRISADEDQDSMRALVKEYVVDIPFDEEILVGVAQEQQWRPEAVAAAMSRAASWVDIEPAINVIRSALRNATDDHLVSWTSAALYGLKAASPAANLYPNLTAITTALLCERWARPTHASALAAALRYLEPEQIERVFREALAEVWQHLTSTFDVRDALTVYLYLVSELDEIHRQFAVQIVLQPIEASRKAEYLAGEPALSTVFVRDWLRRLSEAENERDAIAHIEELFGQTGATTRRAAGGGDYADLVVWEDGLAPRFGLPIVVEVISGSRRQPAIMQDRLNGIAASSGSRTLLVLTWDSHTQPVRWTAEQNTIIVASARDLAQILTTGSLAASLERLITAARPV; encoded by the coding sequence GTGGCACGGCGACCTAAGCTGCGGTTCCTACCCTCCTATACCCTGACATTCCTCCTACTTGGAACTGTCGCCGCAGGCGGCGTCTTAATCGATCTTGCGATTGAGGCAACCGGTGACACCGCAGCGTGGCCGAGAGCCCTGGCTCCCGTTCGAAGCCACCCATTCATTGCGATAGCCGCGCTCGGGGCGATCCTACTGTTCCTGCCCATTATCAACACGCTGTACGCGAGGACGGGCCCTGAGCCGGCAACGTCAGACGATCTTGCCGACATGGAGGAACGCCTTCATGATCGCTTCGACTCGGCAGAGCTAGCGCGGGCTGGCGACGACGACAGGCTTCTCAGAAGGTTACCGCCGTATGCCCGCTACTTGCTGGAACAAGAGTGGGATCACGACGAGGTATGGCAGCTAGTCTCCGTCTTCGTTGACGAGAACACAGATCCGATCCGGGTGGCGCACGAGTGGGCGGCGCAGCCACCGGATGCCTTGGATCAGCTGTCAGGGAATGCCAATCTTGTCGTGGCCGAGGTTCTGATGGCGTACAAGCAGGCTGGCGCCGCCCTGATACGTTTCGAAGCCGCGTTGAGTCGGGGTGTTAGCCCGCGTCCATACTGGCTGTACCGCACTGCGCATGCCGCGTTGCATGCGCAAGGGCAGGACTCTCTCACTGCGACCGGCTACCTCCAAGCGGCTCAGGCAATCGACCCTGACTATCCCTTGGTCGTCGCGGCGCTCCTACATGAGGAGGGGCGGTTCGAAGATGCAAGGGCGGCGTTGGCTGGCTGGAAGGCCGCGACCCGTTGCGAACGGGACCAAGCAGCCCTCGTCCTGTCGGCCGCGCTCGCCGGTCACGATCGCGTCGACGCGGCTATAACCGCCCTTGAAGCAGTCGCCCATGACACCGAGGCACCTGCTCTGTTGCTCCGGCTGGCCGAGATGCTCCGGCATAGGTCGGTAGTTGGCAATGGGGACAGCCGTTGGAAGGACGCGTTCCGGGCCGTGGAGGTGGCGCTCCGCGCCCGCAATCTTCGTCGGGCCTGGCGTGGAGACAGCGCTGAGGCGGTCGTGGTGGCTGGTGAGGCGGCGGTCCTGGCGGACGATGCCCAGCAGGTGTGGTCGATCACGCGACCGCCTCCGGAAGGCACCGCCACCGAAGCCGAGGCTGCCGATGACCGCGTGTTGCCGCTCGCCGCCATGGGGGCTGCGCTGACCGGCCGGGTCGGCCAGGCCCGCGAGTTCGCCGCCTCGCTTCCCGAGGGACTCGTGAAATGGCGCATGGAAGCTGAGATCGCAGCCGGGCAAAGCGTCGGTGGCGACAACAGCGGCACCATCTCAGCGTGGCGTCGCGTCCTAGACGCGTCGACCACGGACGAGGACCGGCTGCACGCTCTGCGTGCGCTCGCGCTCGAGGGCGTTGCCGACTTTGACGTGACGGAGGCGCTCAGAGAGCGCCATCCCGAAGCCGTTACGGAAATCGAGACCACTCAGCGGGTCATGGCCGCGTCAGGGCCTGAAGGCGAGGAGATGCTGCGCCGGCTCGAGTCGGAGACAGCACTAGCGTCGGTACGACGTGCCGAGCTTTTGCGCGCCGCCGACGATCCGCTCGGCGCGGCTGAGGTACTAGTCGACGCAACCGATCGGTGGAAGAATCCCCGCCTACTCCTCATGGCTATCGATTCGTACATGGACGCTGGCGCCTGGGAACGAGCTGAAGCAGCCGCGCAGCGAGCCGTCGCCGAGGGAGGTATCTGGCCCGGAAGAGCTACGGTGTTACGCCGGCTCGTCACCATCCAAGCTACGTTGATGAACTGGGACGCTCTCGCTGCGGCGTGTCGAGCGCTACTGGAGTTGGATCCAAACGACGAGGATGCTCGCTGGAACCTAGCGCAGGCCGAATTCTCGGCAGGAGAGATCGAAAAGGCCTGGCGAACCATCCAGCGCGCCGGTGATACACAACCGACGATTCCCAGCAGGGCCGTGTTCCTACTGGAGCTCTCTCGCCGATTCGCGAAAGCTGAGGAGGTCGCCCAAACAGCGCTAGCTCTGCTGCAGGCTTTCCCTGACGACGAGCTCGTCCATGCGGCAGCCATCAACGCCGTAACCATGCGATTCGACAGCGCTGACATACCCGATCCCCTTGGCCAGACCATCACCGTCGCTTGGTCAGCGTTCATCGAACGTTACCCAGAAAGTAGGCTAATCAGGTCTTACAGCATTCGGGAAGGCGACAGCCCGCTAGCCGACATCGAGCCTATGCTCCGCCGCCAAGGAGACACGTACCGGGAAGCCCTGGGTCATGTTCGCGACCAACTCTTTCCTATCGGATTGCTTGACCGCGTCGTGGGCAAGCCGTACGCGGCGATCTTTCCCTTCCGCCCTCTCGGGTATCACCGCGCGGAGTCCGCTGCAACACGCGACAGGGTAGTAGAAATGGAGCACGCCCGCGATGCACTCGCGAAGGGTTGCATCATCGACGCAAGCGCGCTCTACACCTTGGCCCTGATACCCGATATCGCGCCCACACTGACAGCCATGCTCAGGCGTCCATCGACCACCGCAGCCAGCGTCGGCGACCTCGTCTCAGCAGATGACTTCTTCAGCATCCCTTCCTCGGGAACGATCGGCTTTGACCCTGACCGCGGACAAATCTTCCTCACCGATCCGAGCCCGGAGACGCAAGGACGGCAACAAGAGCTAGTACGGACAATGCTCCGTACTGCCCGGACCCTAAGACGTATCACGCACCCTGCTCTTGTCCACGTTCCCCGCGTCACGAAGGATCGCGATCCTGTCTGGCTCCTCAACCTCGACGCCGCGAAAGACTCGGGCGTCGCGCTATGGGCCGATGACCTCGGCCTTCGCCAATTGGCGCACACAAGCGGTATTAGGACTTTCGGAACCATCTCTCTCATCCGAGTAGCCAGGGAAAGGGGGCGAATCAGCGCAGACGAGGACCAAGATTCCATGCGCGCCCTTGTAAAGGAATACGTCGTCGACATCCCATTCGATGAGGAGATTCTTGTCGGTGTCGCTCAAGAGCAGCAGTGGCGACCCGAGGCCGTCGCGGCCGCCATGAGTAGAGCAGCGTCCTGGGTCGACATCGAGCCAGCTATCAACGTGATCAGATCGGCGCTGCGAAACGCAACGGACGATCATCTCGTTTCCTGGACGTCCGCCGCGCTATATGGCCTGAAGGCGGCCTCCCCCGCAGCCAACCTGTATCCGAATCTCACGGCAATAACAACGGCCCTACTATGCGAACGGTGGGCTCGTCCGACTCACGCCAGCGCATTGGCGGCCGCGCTGCGCTACCTCGAGCCAGAACAGATTGAAAGGGTCTTTCGTGAGGCGCTTGCAGAGGTGTGGCAGCACCTTACCAGCACATTCGATGTACGTGATGCACTTACAGTATATTTGTACCTTGTCAGCGAACTCGACGAGATCCACCGACAGTTCGCCGTACAGATTGTGCTCCAGCCCATCGAAGCATCTCGCAAGGCCGAGTATCTGGCTGGGGAGCCGGCCCTGTCAACCGTTTTCGTCCGAGACTGGCTCAGACGTCTCAGCGAGGCCGAGAATGAACGCGACGCAATCGCACACATTGAGGAACTGTTTGGCCAAACCGGCGCGACGACACGCCGCGCAGCCGGAGGCGGTGACTATGCCGACCTAGTTGTTTGGGAGGACGGCCTAGCGCCGAGGTTTGGCCTGCCCATCGTTGTAGAAGTCATATCTGGTTCTCGACGCCAACCCGCCATCATGCAGGATCGCCTCAACGGAATCGCCGCATCGAGCGGGAGCCGAACGCTTCTCGTACTCACATGGGACAGTCATACTCAGCCGGTCCGATGGACGGCCGAGCAGAACACAATTATCGTTGCTTCGGCCCGCGACCTCGCACAGATATTGACCACAGGCTCATTGGCAGCCTCGCTTGAGCGCCTCATAACCGCGGCGCGTCCCGTATGA
- a CDS encoding restriction endonuclease — MSPLRVPIPYGDDATWTQPLDTTLLTEYVAACKEQARTTKEKGDRLESLLCWLLPHIPGFRAHTVNQFSADHSQEIDMLIWNERHPTGFPSFREKIMVECKNWIRKVDSSDVAWFDWKMRLGGVTEGLLVAANGITGDSSRRHDAESILAHANAEQRRILVITLEEIGAITSRYNLRELLIEKVMGLSARAGLP; from the coding sequence ATGAGCCCGCTGCGTGTCCCTATTCCCTACGGCGACGATGCGACCTGGACCCAGCCGCTTGACACCACACTCCTCACAGAATACGTTGCCGCCTGCAAGGAACAAGCTCGGACAACGAAAGAGAAGGGCGACCGACTCGAGAGCCTCCTTTGCTGGCTACTACCACACATCCCTGGGTTTCGGGCACATACTGTCAACCAGTTTAGTGCTGACCACTCGCAAGAAATAGACATGCTAATTTGGAACGAACGGCACCCAACTGGCTTCCCATCATTTCGCGAAAAGATCATGGTCGAATGTAAGAACTGGATTCGTAAGGTGGACAGCAGCGACGTGGCCTGGTTCGACTGGAAAATGCGCTTAGGTGGTGTCACAGAAGGGTTACTCGTCGCCGCAAATGGAATAACCGGAGACTCGAGCCGCCGTCACGATGCGGAGTCAATTCTGGCCCACGCCAACGCCGAGCAACGCCGGATCCTAGTCATTACACTGGAAGAAATCGGGGCGATCACCTCTCGCTATAACTTGCGAGAACTTCTCATCGAGAAAGTGATGGGCCTCTCAGCGAGGGCGGGCCTGCCTTGA
- a CDS encoding nucleotidyltransferase domain-containing protein: MIELVERHTILAVVVGSRAYGLDGPDSDHDRRGVYAAPTRWFWRLDKPPTHLDGPAGEQFSWEIERFCTLALQANPTVLEVLWSPLVEQVTDDGRQLLAVRRAFLSRRVADTYGRYAQDQKLYAKTGQLKPALYTLRVLLTGIHLMHTGHVETDLRVLGTDLAYLPDLIAAKQQAEHGPLPAGAARHLATDIPRLRAVLEAARDGSPLPEHPDPAAVDTLHDLVVRTRLNQPDNPPPMSSST, encoded by the coding sequence ATGATCGAGTTGGTGGAGCGGCACACGATCCTGGCGGTGGTGGTCGGGTCGCGGGCTTACGGGTTGGATGGCCCTGACTCGGATCATGACCGGCGGGGTGTGTACGCGGCGCCGACTCGCTGGTTCTGGCGTTTGGACAAGCCGCCCACCCATCTGGACGGGCCGGCCGGCGAGCAGTTCTCGTGGGAGATCGAGCGGTTCTGCACGCTCGCCCTGCAGGCCAACCCGACGGTGCTGGAGGTGTTGTGGTCGCCGCTGGTCGAGCAGGTCACCGATGACGGCCGGCAGCTGCTGGCCGTCCGGCGGGCGTTCTTGTCGCGGCGGGTGGCTGACACCTACGGCCGGTACGCCCAGGATCAGAAGCTGTACGCCAAGACCGGGCAGCTCAAACCGGCCCTGTACACGCTGCGGGTGCTGCTGACCGGGATCCACCTGATGCACACCGGACATGTCGAGACCGACCTACGCGTTCTCGGCACCGACCTGGCGTACCTGCCGGACCTGATCGCCGCCAAACAACAAGCCGAACACGGACCGCTACCCGCCGGGGCGGCCCGGCACCTGGCCACCGACATTCCCCGACTGCGCGCCGTACTGGAAGCCGCCCGCGACGGGTCACCGCTGCCCGAGCACCCCGACCCCGCCGCCGTCGACACCCTGCACGACCTGGTGGTCCGCACCCGCCTAAACCAGCCTGACAACCCACCACCCATGAGCAGCTCGACCTAA
- a CDS encoding ABC transporter ATP-binding protein, with amino-acid sequence MTPDAAVEPVLAEPLPQDEVSSEFVVLVDTYGGSSAYVRSLRRATSPPGPAGILTTPPYDLYLARPAHNLWRLRVYLRPYAARLVALMLAALAATGAGVAVPLVVERVVDGPVAARDPMGLVLLGGFVLAFGLIEAALIFIRRWTQAASALGLESTIRDEIYRHVQRLQMSFHDRWRSGQLLSHVTSDLSVIRRFLSFGLVFLVVNALTFIAVVALLIRLHWPLGVLVAVSHIPLFLFSFRFSRAYMAASRRVQDEQGDLATTIEESTQGLRTVKAFGRQGLMTDRFGRQARQLHNSAIGKGRLLALSSARFDLVPNLTLAVVLVAGAATVATDGMTLGQLVAFVTLQWMLIWPVESLGWIIANAQEAMTAADRIYEVLDTRPSIIDRPTAVAVANDQVQGRLRFEAVAFTYPGTDTPVLRRIDLDVRPGETLAIVGATGSGKTTLISLLPRFYEATGGAITIDGREIRDIQLNSLRGLMGVTFEDPTLFSMSVRENLTLGRRETTDDEIYEALRVAQAEFVYELPWALDTRIGEQGLSLSGGQRQRLALARAIIGRPKILVLDDPLSSVDVHTEALVEDALARVLHGTTALLVVHRPSTVALADRVALLADGEITAVGTHSELLATVPAYRDLLSGWSGDSEAAHHAQ; translated from the coding sequence ATGACCCCGGACGCCGCGGTTGAGCCGGTGCTCGCCGAGCCTCTGCCCCAGGACGAGGTGTCGTCAGAATTTGTCGTTCTCGTCGACACCTACGGAGGTAGCTCCGCCTATGTCCGCTCGCTACGCAGGGCAACCTCGCCTCCCGGGCCTGCCGGCATCCTAACTACGCCCCCCTACGACCTTTACCTGGCGAGGCCGGCGCATAACCTATGGCGTTTGCGCGTCTACCTTCGCCCCTATGCCGCACGGCTGGTGGCGCTCATGCTAGCCGCGTTGGCGGCCACCGGCGCAGGCGTCGCGGTTCCGCTGGTGGTCGAGCGGGTGGTTGATGGACCGGTAGCTGCCCGTGACCCGATGGGGCTGGTCCTACTCGGCGGTTTCGTCCTAGCGTTTGGTCTCATCGAGGCGGCGCTCATCTTCATCCGCCGGTGGACTCAGGCAGCCTCGGCGTTGGGCCTGGAGTCCACAATCCGCGATGAGATCTACCGGCACGTGCAGCGGCTCCAGATGTCCTTCCACGATCGGTGGCGATCGGGCCAGTTGCTGTCTCACGTGACGTCGGACCTGAGTGTGATCCGGCGGTTCCTGTCCTTCGGGCTCGTGTTCCTTGTCGTCAACGCCCTGACCTTCATCGCGGTGGTGGCCCTCCTCATCCGCCTGCACTGGCCGCTAGGTGTGCTCGTTGCGGTGAGCCATATCCCCCTGTTCCTGTTCAGCTTCCGCTTCTCCCGGGCATACATGGCTGCCTCTCGCCGTGTCCAAGACGAGCAAGGCGACCTAGCGACGACCATCGAGGAGTCGACGCAAGGGCTGCGCACGGTTAAGGCGTTCGGCCGACAAGGCTTAATGACCGATCGGTTCGGACGTCAGGCCCGGCAGCTGCACAACTCCGCGATCGGCAAGGGCAGGTTGCTGGCCCTCAGCTCGGCCCGCTTCGACCTGGTGCCCAACCTGACGCTCGCGGTGGTGCTGGTCGCCGGTGCCGCCACCGTCGCAACCGACGGGATGACGCTGGGCCAGCTCGTCGCGTTCGTGACGCTGCAGTGGATGCTGATCTGGCCGGTCGAGTCGCTCGGCTGGATCATCGCGAACGCGCAGGAGGCGATGACCGCCGCCGACCGCATCTACGAAGTGCTCGACACCCGACCATCCATCATCGACCGCCCCACTGCAGTCGCAGTCGCTAATGATCAGGTCCAAGGCCGTCTGCGGTTCGAGGCCGTCGCGTTCACCTATCCCGGCACCGACACACCAGTGCTGCGCCGGATCGACCTCGACGTACGGCCCGGCGAGACGCTCGCGATCGTCGGCGCCACCGGATCCGGCAAAACCACCCTCATCTCCCTCCTGCCCCGCTTCTACGAAGCCACCGGCGGCGCGATCACCATCGACGGCCGCGAGATCCGCGACATCCAACTGAACTCGCTACGCGGCCTCATGGGGGTCACGTTCGAAGACCCGACGCTCTTTTCGATGTCGGTGCGGGAAAACCTGACCCTCGGCCGCCGCGAGACCACCGACGACGAGATCTACGAGGCGCTGCGGGTGGCGCAGGCCGAATTTGTGTACGAGCTGCCCTGGGCCCTCGACACCCGCATCGGCGAGCAGGGCCTCTCCCTGTCCGGCGGGCAGCGGCAGCGGCTCGCCTTGGCCCGCGCCATCATTGGCCGGCCAAAGATCCTCGTCCTCGACGACCCCCTCTCATCCGTTGACGTGCACACCGAGGCGCTCGTCGAAGACGCGCTGGCCCGCGTGCTGCACGGCACCACCGCGCTGCTCGTCGTGCACCGACCGTCCACAGTGGCCCTCGCCGACCGGGTGGCCCTGCTCGCCGACGGCGAGATCACCGCCGTCGGCACCCACTCGGAGCTGCTCGCCACCGTGCCCGCCTACCGAGACCTCCTATCCGGCTGGTCAGGCGACTCCGAAGCAGCCCACCATGCCCAGTAA
- a CDS encoding DUF3052 domain-containing protein: MSGNAGRWGDMAGYSGTPLHRKLGIKPGHRVALLDAPTGFEAKFDGLPDGVVIRYGLAADAPTDVIVLFVTGRHELQARLDEVRRGMAQDGGFWVAWPKRASKVPTDVTEDVVREVALPTGLVDNKVCAIDEIWSGLRLVIRREYRTQAK; the protein is encoded by the coding sequence GTGTCCGGCAACGCGGGGCGATGGGGTGACATGGCTGGTTACTCGGGCACGCCGCTGCACCGCAAGCTCGGCATCAAGCCGGGTCACCGAGTCGCACTGTTGGACGCGCCGACTGGTTTCGAGGCCAAATTCGATGGCCTGCCCGACGGGGTCGTCATCCGGTACGGCCTGGCTGCCGACGCGCCGACCGACGTGATCGTGCTGTTCGTGACCGGACGCCACGAGTTGCAGGCCCGCCTCGACGAGGTCAGACGCGGCATGGCCCAGGACGGCGGCTTCTGGGTCGCCTGGCCGAAACGAGCGTCGAAGGTGCCCACGGACGTTACCGAGGACGTCGTCCGTGAAGTCGCGCTGCCGACCGGGTTGGTCGACAACAAGGTATGTGCGATCGACGAGATCTGGTCGGGCCTGCGGCTGGTCATCCGCCGCGAATACCGCACACAAGCCAAGTGA
- a CDS encoding NACHT domain-containing protein: MKVEVGVVETALLRAAGSVVTRAGKLWLGRRREQRERETSLIELIGAGITDDLGLRRAARRRDDIVDIVYERLKPLVRRRDGRLPDNEIAAALNAVADTLDAADLSDEALFADDVDPALLATRLRRELPDVPSQAGLNEAAVHLYGRVLDDCCVCVTQLVVQLGPFQARAAVRMLERLTTVADSLAQVLARVPVTSLDAPSGDRHDDEFRTRYLSHVLDKLDLLELFGVNVHRYQLRTPLSIAYISLAVTGTSARGPRRGFRWDPGRFRHDNAGGDASVRAEQALGNADRILLRGDAGSGKTTLLQWIAITAARHGFTGDLEPWNGRTPFLIRLRDYVKQALPPPERFLDKLAATIAGRMPALWVHRRLTAGAILLVDGVDEVPESQRREVREWLRGLLREYPDLRVVVTSRPAAASARWLNTEGFTSIILERMSPADIKALIRHWHDAVRRAGDLPCEPHRLPGYEQRLLVQLDSSAHLQNLAASPLLCAMLCALNLDRDSNLPRNRMDIYQAAVDMLLHKRDDKRGVHNELPELTSSDQALLLQEIAWWLTENGRTELSREEAAKRLEQRLAGIRHITAPATAVLEHMIQRSGILREPIPDRIDFVHRTFQEYLAAREAADQGRAGALLMHAHLDTWRETIILAAGHAHTPVRKELLAGLLTLADRQPQHTRKLRLLAAACLETAPAVDPEILARIRAFLRGLMPRSLAEARSLASVGEPLLVELPKDLSTLSEAQAAATVQTAALVNGPTALNTLARYATDPRPRVQRQLVTAWDYFDPSDYADHVLADAPLDNGSVTIRSATLLPALPRLRHLTDTHIVLQAQKLDLDLLADVPHLTRASFFAGFTGNIQELAKHPDLDYLAIDVDRQRQNLSVLQELPNLADLGLYSLAPSQDLAVLTRLQKLSGLSLAGVLVSDEFLAGLPVLEYLWLAPPAAWDPGNLSPLTNLPSLSLDLPDEPPEASPG, from the coding sequence GTGAAGGTCGAGGTGGGTGTGGTCGAGACGGCGCTGCTGCGTGCGGCGGGTTCGGTGGTGACCAGGGCAGGAAAGTTGTGGCTGGGCCGCCGCAGGGAACAGCGAGAACGCGAGACTTCGTTGATCGAGTTGATTGGCGCGGGGATCACCGACGACCTCGGCTTGCGGCGGGCGGCGCGGCGGCGAGATGACATCGTCGACATCGTCTACGAGCGGCTAAAACCGTTGGTCCGCCGCCGCGACGGTCGACTGCCAGACAACGAGATCGCTGCGGCCCTGAACGCGGTCGCTGACACCCTGGACGCTGCGGACCTGTCCGATGAGGCACTGTTCGCCGACGACGTCGACCCGGCGCTGCTGGCTACCCGGCTACGCCGGGAATTGCCCGATGTCCCCAGCCAGGCCGGACTAAACGAGGCAGCTGTCCACCTGTACGGCCGAGTCCTGGACGACTGCTGTGTCTGCGTAACCCAACTCGTGGTCCAACTAGGCCCGTTCCAGGCCCGCGCGGCGGTGCGCATGCTGGAACGGCTCACCACAGTGGCTGACAGCCTCGCCCAGGTCCTTGCCCGAGTGCCGGTGACCAGCCTGGACGCGCCCTCCGGCGACCGTCACGACGACGAGTTCCGTACCCGCTATCTAAGCCACGTGCTCGACAAGCTGGACCTACTGGAGTTGTTCGGCGTCAATGTGCACCGCTATCAGCTGCGCACCCCGTTGAGCATCGCCTACATCAGCCTGGCCGTCACCGGGACGAGCGCTCGCGGTCCGCGGCGCGGGTTCCGCTGGGATCCCGGCCGCTTCCGGCACGACAACGCAGGTGGCGATGCCTCGGTTCGTGCCGAACAGGCCCTGGGTAACGCCGACCGGATCCTCCTGCGCGGCGACGCCGGCTCCGGCAAGACCACCCTGCTGCAATGGATCGCGATCACCGCGGCCCGCCATGGCTTCACCGGCGACCTGGAACCCTGGAACGGGCGCACGCCGTTCCTGATCCGCCTGCGTGACTACGTCAAGCAGGCGCTGCCGCCACCGGAACGGTTCCTCGACAAGCTCGCCGCCACGATCGCCGGACGTATGCCAGCACTATGGGTACACCGTCGGCTGACCGCCGGCGCCATCCTGCTCGTCGACGGCGTCGACGAGGTTCCCGAGAGCCAGCGGCGTGAAGTCCGCGAATGGCTCCGCGGCCTGCTCCGGGAGTACCCGGACCTGCGGGTCGTGGTGACGTCGCGGCCCGCCGCCGCCTCCGCCCGCTGGCTCAACACGGAGGGATTCACCTCGATCATCCTGGAACGGATGAGCCCGGCCGACATCAAAGCGCTGATCCGCCACTGGCACGATGCTGTCCGCCGCGCCGGCGACCTGCCCTGCGAACCACACCGCCTACCCGGCTACGAGCAACGCCTGCTCGTCCAGCTCGACAGCAGCGCACACCTGCAGAACCTCGCCGCCAGCCCATTGCTGTGCGCAATGCTGTGTGCACTGAACCTCGACCGCGACAGCAACCTGCCCCGCAACCGAATGGACATCTACCAAGCCGCCGTCGACATGCTCCTGCACAAACGCGACGACAAGCGGGGCGTCCACAACGAACTACCGGAACTCACCAGCAGCGACCAAGCTCTGCTCCTTCAGGAGATCGCCTGGTGGCTGACCGAAAACGGCCGCACCGAACTGTCCCGCGAGGAAGCCGCAAAGCGGCTCGAGCAGCGGCTGGCCGGAATCAGGCACATCACCGCGCCCGCCACCGCCGTACTCGAGCACATGATCCAGCGCAGCGGCATCCTGCGCGAACCGATACCCGACCGCATCGACTTCGTCCACCGCACCTTCCAGGAATACCTCGCCGCCCGCGAAGCCGCCGACCAAGGACGCGCCGGCGCGCTGCTCATGCACGCTCACCTCGACACCTGGCGCGAAACCATCATCCTTGCCGCCGGCCACGCCCACACACCCGTCCGCAAAGAACTCCTCGCCGGCCTGCTCACCCTCGCCGATCGACAACCCCAGCACACCCGGAAACTGCGCCTACTCGCCGCAGCCTGCCTCGAAACTGCACCGGCAGTCGACCCGGAAATCCTCGCCCGAATCCGTGCGTTCCTTCGCGGGCTCATGCCTCGATCCCTGGCCGAGGCACGATCCCTGGCCTCAGTCGGAGAACCACTACTCGTCGAGCTCCCCAAGGACTTGAGCACCCTGAGCGAAGCCCAGGCAGCAGCCACGGTCCAGACCGCAGCCTTGGTCAACGGTCCCACCGCACTCAATACACTCGCCCGATACGCCACCGACCCACGCCCACGCGTCCAGCGACAGCTCGTCACGGCCTGGGACTACTTCGATCCCAGCGACTACGCCGACCACGTCCTCGCCGACGCACCTCTGGACAACGGCTCGGTGACGATCCGCAGCGCAACACTGCTTCCGGCGCTGCCCCGGCTACGACACCTCACCGACACACACATCGTCCTCCAGGCCCAGAAACTCGATCTCGATCTGCTCGCGGACGTCCCTCACCTGACCAGGGCGAGCTTCTTCGCAGGATTCACCGGAAACATCCAGGAACTCGCCAAGCATCCCGACCTCGACTACCTCGCGATCGACGTTGACCGTCAGAGGCAGAACCTCTCAGTGCTGCAAGAGCTGCCGAATCTGGCAGACCTAGGCCTGTACAGCCTGGCACCCAGTCAAGACCTCGCCGTGCTCACCCGCCTACAGAAGCTGTCAGGCCTCAGCCTCGCTGGTGTTCTGGTCAGCGACGAGTTCCTCGCCGGACTCCCCGTACTCGAATACCTCTGGCTCGCACCGCCGGCGGCGTGGGACCCGGGGAACCTGAGCCCACTCACCAACCTGCCGTCCTTGTCGCTGGACTTGCCAGATGAGCCCCCGGAGGCATCTCCCGGCTGA